A window from Opitutia bacterium ISCC 52 encodes these proteins:
- a CDS encoding FtsQ-type POTRA domain-containing protein, producing the protein MPKKKKPTRPKTSWKKIPQRAGKQAITRESQIVRMRKLFHFATISLGTGCAVLALSLLGYYIVNTPKAPTIHAAAASFINLDIETDGVLPKAWIEFRMGLEQNLGLMQVDMSDLKKSVERFPQIKDVSIERRFPNTLCVKVHERFPVFRIKAKQPNGVSEILLVDDEGFVFRNIKFPNSVVGRLPFLAGVNLHKSDIGYHSIDSVPFLSELLQVARTEYPDLSRGWEVIFADQLIMAETFTEGYIRVRSTGVNEILFSPENFPEQLEKLEYILDSEGGPTVSSVFRVNLSLLDQPTVEFANNSFPNSFY; encoded by the coding sequence ATGCCTAAAAAGAAAAAACCAACTCGTCCTAAAACCTCCTGGAAAAAAATACCCCAGCGTGCGGGTAAACAGGCGATTACTCGTGAATCTCAAATCGTACGTATGCGAAAACTGTTTCACTTTGCTACGATCAGCTTGGGAACTGGATGTGCTGTATTGGCATTGTCCTTACTCGGTTACTATATTGTGAACACTCCCAAGGCACCGACCATACATGCGGCTGCTGCTTCCTTTATAAACCTGGATATCGAGACAGATGGAGTTCTTCCCAAAGCCTGGATCGAATTTCGCATGGGTTTGGAGCAAAATTTGGGACTCATGCAAGTGGATATGAGTGATTTGAAAAAGTCCGTTGAGCGATTTCCTCAAATCAAAGACGTATCCATAGAGCGGAGATTTCCGAATACCCTGTGTGTTAAAGTGCACGAACGATTTCCTGTCTTTCGGATAAAGGCTAAGCAACCCAATGGAGTCTCCGAAATACTATTGGTTGATGATGAAGGCTTTGTTTTTAGAAACATTAAATTTCCGAACAGTGTAGTAGGTCGGTTGCCTTTCCTGGCTGGTGTAAATCTTCATAAGAGTGATATTGGATATCATTCCATCGATTCGGTTCCTTTTCTTTCAGAGCTATTGCAAGTTGCACGAACTGAATACCCAGATTTATCTCGTGGATGGGAGGTCATATTTGCCGATCAGCTGATCATGGCAGAGACCTTTACCGAGGGATACATTCGAGTGCGATCTACCGGCGTAAATGAGATTTTATTCAGTCCAGAAAACTTCCCTGAGCAGTTGGAAAAACTTGAATACATCCTCGACAGTGAAGGGGGGCCTACTGTATCGTCCGTTTTTCGTGTGAACCTCTCCCTCTTGGACCAACCAACGGTGGAGTTTGCTAACAACTCTTTTCCTAACTCCTTTTATTAA
- a CDS encoding UDP-N-acetylmuramoyl-tripeptide--D-alanyl-D-alanine ligase, which produces MTPLSTQHFSDWTGGHWLGTPPESVDDLMIDTRKLQSGQMFVAITSDARDGHDFVEQAKERGASAALVSKAQAHIDLPQLIVADVEKALQDLAIQQRIEFSGTAIGITGSCGKTSTKEMLALLLGEDTLKTFANFNNHLGVPLTLLRLRPNYKQAVVEVGMNATGEIASLSRILQPDYSIITTVAPVHLEGVHSLQGVAEEKAELVKATKKLSVLPVQCFRFPAFASITTPCLIVGKPEPGREYPKASTFIDFSLDQQLDKTDIVLRPKGGAVLSFTVGRTSDGMARNIVLSLALALELGLDTYTLQNHLENWQPTDMRCERDQLGELDFFIDCYNANPASMRDSIEFFNSTTPEETPRYYVIGGMKELGEYTEEYHRELGRSFKLRSVDRLYLTGDEVDGFLSGFRAAGRDEEHVKVFKDPAEVVKELRHLEGAVFLKGSRSYALETIYHKLKEIFRPVESTC; this is translated from the coding sequence GTGACGCCCCTGAGTACGCAGCATTTTTCAGATTGGACGGGAGGTCATTGGCTAGGTACTCCGCCAGAATCGGTGGATGATCTCATGATCGATACGCGGAAACTCCAGTCGGGTCAGATGTTTGTGGCTATCACATCAGACGCTCGAGACGGTCACGATTTTGTGGAACAAGCCAAAGAAAGGGGTGCGTCAGCAGCGCTTGTTTCGAAGGCCCAAGCGCATATCGATCTGCCTCAACTCATTGTTGCCGATGTTGAGAAGGCATTACAGGATTTGGCGATCCAACAGCGTATCGAATTTTCCGGAACGGCTATAGGTATTACGGGTAGTTGTGGTAAGACGTCGACCAAGGAGATGTTGGCCTTGCTGCTCGGTGAAGATACCCTAAAGACCTTTGCCAATTTCAATAACCACTTGGGAGTTCCTTTGACCTTACTTCGTCTGCGCCCGAACTACAAGCAGGCCGTTGTGGAGGTGGGAATGAATGCAACCGGTGAGATTGCATCCCTGTCGCGTATTCTCCAGCCGGATTATTCGATTATTACCACGGTCGCGCCGGTTCATCTTGAAGGGGTTCATTCGCTGCAAGGTGTGGCCGAAGAGAAAGCAGAATTAGTAAAGGCAACCAAAAAGCTATCTGTGCTTCCGGTTCAATGTTTCAGGTTTCCTGCTTTTGCATCCATAACTACACCCTGCCTAATCGTTGGAAAACCTGAACCGGGAAGAGAATATCCGAAGGCTTCCACTTTCATCGATTTCAGCCTGGACCAGCAGTTGGACAAAACAGACATCGTATTGCGTCCCAAGGGTGGAGCGGTACTGAGCTTCACAGTAGGTCGGACGAGTGATGGCATGGCTCGCAATATTGTACTTTCCCTCGCACTGGCTTTAGAACTCGGTCTGGACACATATACCCTGCAAAACCATTTGGAAAATTGGCAGCCGACTGACATGAGATGTGAGCGGGACCAATTGGGTGAATTGGATTTCTTTATCGATTGCTACAACGCCAATCCGGCGAGCATGCGTGATTCCATTGAGTTCTTTAATTCCACCACGCCTGAGGAGACGCCGCGTTATTATGTGATTGGTGGGATGAAGGAACTGGGTGAGTACACGGAGGAATATCATCGAGAGCTTGGACGGTCCTTTAAACTTCGTTCTGTTGACCGTCTTTATCTGACGGGGGATGAGGTGGATGGATTCCTTTCTGGATTCCGTGCCGCTGGTCGAGACGAAGAGCATGTGAAAGTATTTAAAGATCCGGCGGAAGTCGTTAAGGAGCTCCGTCACCTTGAAGGAGCTGTTTTCTTAAAAGGGAGTCGCAGCTATGCTTTGGAAACCATCTATCATAAACTGAAGGAAATTTTCCGGCCTGTTGAATCGACATGTTAA
- the murD gene encoding UDP-N-acetylmuramoyl-L-alanine--D-glutamate ligase yields the protein MEISKDIQAWLKKPVAILGAGVSGKAVVDLVDHLGGSSVVFDEQNSDFPDSFTKTQASKHHLVIVSPGFELEHPWLVAAEAAGCEIMGELDLASMLWHGRVLAITGTNGKTTLVEFITHSLNYAGHNAFAVGNTGYPFAKLLTKTNDPDAWAVVEVSSFQAELMKRFRADSVVWSNFSEDHLDRYGDMESYFLAKAKLLNVAKAKSVYMGKEVLSAYCDFGHSLPRDTYVVDSPYIRVPKHSIFNLKPQRENFQLAAVLFRAWGYDPEMLHDSVRSFRQSPHRLAPVSEINGIEFWNDSKATNFSSAEAALKHFHQPVYWIGGGRHKGGRIDAFAQRIGHRIKKAFLSGETAEEVAKVFKGLGVPCDTFESLENSIKGAYGEASSGGVVLFSPGFASQKPFRHYKERGKCFEKVVSELKVNLQLTL from the coding sequence ATGGAGATTTCTAAAGACATCCAAGCTTGGCTGAAGAAGCCCGTTGCCATTCTCGGCGCCGGAGTGAGTGGCAAAGCTGTGGTTGATTTAGTGGATCATCTGGGTGGTTCCAGTGTTGTATTCGATGAGCAGAATTCCGACTTCCCTGATTCATTTACAAAAACTCAAGCTTCTAAACATCACCTTGTGATTGTGAGTCCAGGCTTTGAGTTGGAGCATCCATGGTTGGTAGCTGCCGAAGCTGCCGGTTGTGAAATTATGGGAGAGTTAGACCTCGCCTCTATGCTTTGGCACGGTCGGGTGCTCGCTATCACCGGAACCAATGGAAAAACAACTCTGGTTGAGTTTATTACGCATTCCCTGAATTACGCAGGCCATAATGCTTTTGCGGTAGGGAATACTGGGTATCCATTTGCGAAGTTACTCACTAAGACAAACGATCCCGATGCTTGGGCCGTCGTTGAAGTCAGTTCTTTTCAGGCGGAGCTTATGAAACGCTTTCGAGCTGATTCGGTTGTCTGGTCGAATTTTTCTGAAGATCACTTGGATCGCTATGGGGATATGGAAAGTTACTTCCTGGCCAAGGCGAAGCTTCTGAATGTTGCCAAGGCCAAGTCGGTCTACATGGGCAAGGAAGTGCTGTCTGCTTACTGCGATTTTGGACATTCCCTACCTCGTGATACTTACGTGGTCGATAGTCCCTATATTCGAGTTCCAAAGCATTCCATTTTTAATCTTAAACCTCAGCGCGAAAATTTCCAGTTAGCGGCTGTTCTCTTTCGAGCTTGGGGATACGATCCTGAGATGTTGCACGATTCGGTTCGATCGTTCCGTCAAAGCCCACACCGCCTGGCCCCGGTCTCTGAGATTAATGGCATCGAATTTTGGAACGACTCAAAGGCAACCAATTTTTCATCGGCTGAAGCCGCATTAAAACACTTTCATCAACCTGTTTATTGGATCGGAGGAGGTCGGCATAAAGGGGGCCGCATCGATGCTTTCGCCCAACGAATCGGTCACCGCATTAAAAAAGCCTTTCTCTCAGGTGAAACTGCAGAGGAAGTCGCCAAGGTTTTTAAGGGCCTTGGAGTCCCGTGCGACACCTTCGAATCTTTAGAGAATTCGATCAAAGGAGCTTACGGTGAAGCTTCATCGGGAGGCGTCGTTCTGTTCAGTCCGGGATTCGCCAGCCAAAAACCTTTTCGACATTACAAAGAAAGAGGGAAATGTTTTGAGAAAGTGGTGTCCGAGCTTAAGGTCAACTTACAATTAACCCTCTAA
- the mraY gene encoding phospho-N-acetylmuramoyl-pentapeptide-transferase yields the protein MLSYLADFEQYWGPLRLFRYITFRALFGSATALVLGFIIAGPLFEHLGRFKLHQSLRDKSEVGNLAELHAGKKGTPTMGGLMIYLSVTFSTFLWAEPNVYVLTALVVYTGLTVLGFLDDHAKVTKKNSAGLSKKQKIIWQTLITVAALSMLLIHPDSATKVKELWVPFFKDPLVLALPLPFLFVFLFFILVGSSNAINLTDGIDGLAIGCTISVALVYAIMAYSTGNLIIADYLFISYVPGVGELSIICGCLVGSGLAFLWYNSHPAEVFMGDTGSLALGGLIGVIAFMVHQPLTLVIVGGIFVMEALSVIIQVFSYKTRKKRVFKMAPIHHHFELKGWPESKVVIRFWILSLAFALAGLGTLKLR from the coding sequence ATGTTAAGCTATCTGGCAGATTTTGAGCAATACTGGGGCCCGCTACGGTTGTTTCGCTATATTACATTCCGTGCGCTTTTCGGTTCTGCCACCGCGTTGGTGTTGGGATTCATTATTGCTGGTCCGCTGTTTGAGCACTTGGGACGGTTTAAGTTGCATCAATCGCTTCGTGATAAATCAGAAGTGGGAAATCTTGCAGAATTGCATGCAGGTAAAAAAGGCACTCCAACCATGGGTGGATTGATGATCTACCTTTCGGTGACTTTTAGTACCTTCCTTTGGGCTGAGCCCAATGTGTATGTTCTGACTGCTTTGGTCGTGTATACCGGGCTTACCGTGTTAGGCTTTCTAGATGACCATGCAAAGGTAACGAAAAAGAATAGTGCGGGTCTTAGTAAGAAGCAGAAAATTATCTGGCAGACGCTCATTACGGTAGCTGCTTTGAGCATGCTGCTTATTCACCCTGACAGTGCGACTAAGGTAAAAGAATTGTGGGTTCCGTTCTTTAAAGACCCACTGGTCCTGGCCTTACCCCTTCCGTTCCTTTTTGTCTTCCTCTTTTTCATATTAGTTGGATCGTCCAATGCTATCAATCTAACCGATGGAATTGATGGTTTGGCGATTGGGTGCACTATCTCAGTGGCATTGGTTTATGCCATTATGGCTTATTCCACAGGTAATCTGATAATTGCTGATTATTTATTTATTAGTTACGTGCCTGGAGTAGGGGAGTTAAGTATTATCTGTGGGTGCCTGGTAGGATCAGGATTGGCATTTTTGTGGTACAACTCACATCCTGCAGAAGTCTTTATGGGAGATACGGGATCCTTAGCCTTGGGTGGTTTGATTGGAGTCATTGCATTCATGGTTCACCAGCCACTTACCTTGGTTATTGTTGGGGGAATTTTCGTGATGGAGGCCCTATCGGTGATCATTCAGGTATTCTCTTACAAAACCCGGAAAAAACGTGTTTTTAAAATGGCACCTATTCATCATCATTTTGAATTAAAAGGTTGGCCTGAGTCCAAAGTCGTAATACGTTTCTGGATACTTTCACTTGCATTTGCTCTTGCAGGCCTAGGGACGCTGAAATTGCGCTAA
- a CDS encoding UDP-N-acetylglucosamine--N-acetylmuramyl-(pentapeptide) pyrophosphoryl-undecaprenol N-acetylglucosamine transferase, with product MAKVLIVCGGTGGHLTPGIAIAEELLERGHHCSLVVSRKKVDARLIQNYPTLEFVDAPGAPFAWHPVKLLKFIWVQLTAFFFALRLLSRIKPDLILGFGGFVTAGIALPGYVKGIPFALHEANRIVGRSNRFLSRFAKRVFLPDEVTIPGTDSSKIQFAGLPLRKEFVSMSRDDARKTLNIQPAERLLVVFGGSQGASALNNWAKESMDDLAQKGVSLYCLTGMRSELPGEQEIKTTTHGTVRSRFVPFSDSMPAVLSAADVVVSRAGAGSIGEIIRCGVPAILIPYPFARDDHQTANAEFVVQKDAARIVQETQLTTLMDEVNALLWNDSNSDTMRKQLKSLDRPDEAKRIAESLEEMISHSLNGQALPIPHTQG from the coding sequence ATGGCAAAAGTGCTAATAGTTTGCGGCGGAACAGGGGGTCACCTGACGCCAGGTATCGCTATTGCTGAAGAGCTGCTCGAACGCGGTCACCATTGCTCTTTGGTAGTTTCGCGGAAGAAGGTCGATGCTCGATTGATTCAAAACTATCCGACTTTGGAGTTCGTCGATGCTCCTGGTGCTCCCTTTGCCTGGCATCCTGTAAAACTACTTAAGTTTATCTGGGTGCAGTTGACCGCATTTTTCTTTGCGCTGCGCTTGTTATCTAGAATCAAGCCGGACCTGATTTTAGGCTTTGGTGGATTCGTGACTGCGGGGATTGCGCTACCCGGGTATGTTAAGGGCATTCCATTCGCACTGCATGAAGCGAATCGTATTGTGGGAAGGTCTAACCGGTTCCTGAGTCGATTTGCGAAGCGGGTATTTCTTCCGGATGAAGTGACGATCCCAGGAACCGATTCCAGTAAAATTCAATTCGCTGGATTACCTCTGCGAAAAGAATTCGTATCGATGAGCCGGGATGATGCGAGGAAAACGCTAAATATCCAACCAGCCGAGAGACTCTTAGTGGTATTCGGAGGTAGCCAAGGAGCCTCTGCACTCAATAACTGGGCCAAGGAGTCCATGGACGACTTAGCCCAAAAAGGTGTGTCCCTGTATTGTTTGACAGGCATGCGGAGTGAACTTCCTGGTGAACAGGAAATCAAAACCACGACTCACGGCACGGTGCGTTCAAGGTTTGTTCCGTTTTCTGATTCGATGCCTGCTGTCTTGTCTGCGGCAGATGTGGTTGTGTCACGAGCCGGTGCTGGAAGTATCGGTGAAATCATCCGCTGTGGTGTACCGGCGATTCTGATACCCTATCCATTTGCGCGTGATGATCATCAAACGGCTAATGCTGAGTTTGTCGTGCAAAAGGATGCGGCTCGAATCGTGCAGGAAACTCAGCTGACTACCTTGATGGATGAGGTGAACGCACTCCTCTGGAATGACTCTAACAGCGATACTATGAGAAAGCAGTTGAAGTCGCTGGATCGGCCTGATGAAGCAAAGCGTATTGCAGAATCATTGGAAGAGATGATTTCTCATAGTTTAAATGGCCAAGCTCTGCCCATTCCGCACACGCAAGGATGA
- a CDS encoding LysM peptidoglycan-binding domain-containing protein has translation MKAHVFISVLAFHVVVIAGLYLLSACSSSGPSAGDTSPSSTGGSIYDSYAQPNRPVEDDNLVVTEVNTPEQSTPLDPAFNTGSEAYNVPSPNRGGERSAPRRPSDSGYANQATPEINPMLNEEILTPLVDPTVTSPAIEYVVAKGDSLWKISRDFGVSLNDLLQANGLIQNSTINAGQSLVIPSDTGGATSVAAPTYSAAPTTTSESYTVVKGDSLSKIARNFNTTVSAIKSANGLRSDVIQLNQSLTIPVNSRSSTATSSTPQPTVTPTTTYSAPTPQPAASDFDGIFHVVAAGENPSIIARKYGITTSQLMKDNGISDARKIRVGQKLKIFLGVAQPASTPTTPPPSSQPASRPVSTPTLFDDSVFNSLEDIPEVEVVPQD, from the coding sequence ATGAAAGCCCACGTATTTATCTCCGTTCTCGCGTTTCACGTCGTTGTCATCGCCGGATTGTATTTATTATCCGCCTGTTCAAGCAGCGGACCATCAGCAGGCGATACCAGCCCGAGTTCCACCGGAGGCTCCATTTACGACAGCTATGCGCAACCGAATCGCCCAGTTGAGGACGACAACCTAGTGGTGACCGAGGTCAATACACCTGAGCAAAGCACCCCGCTCGATCCAGCCTTTAACACCGGTTCAGAGGCCTATAACGTTCCCAGCCCCAATCGTGGAGGTGAGCGTTCTGCACCGCGCCGTCCCAGCGACAGTGGGTATGCTAATCAAGCTACGCCTGAAATTAATCCAATGCTTAATGAGGAAATACTGACTCCGTTGGTCGATCCCACAGTGACTTCCCCTGCGATTGAGTATGTCGTGGCCAAAGGAGATAGTCTCTGGAAGATCTCTCGCGACTTTGGTGTTTCTCTCAACGACCTGCTTCAGGCGAATGGACTCATCCAAAACTCCACGATCAATGCGGGGCAGTCTTTGGTGATTCCTTCCGATACCGGTGGAGCTACCTCTGTTGCAGCGCCTACCTATTCGGCTGCGCCCACTACTACTTCCGAAAGCTACACGGTCGTGAAAGGAGATTCGCTCTCTAAAATTGCCAGAAATTTTAATACGACTGTGAGCGCTATCAAATCTGCGAATGGTCTCCGGTCTGATGTGATCCAACTCAATCAGAGTCTGACAATTCCAGTGAATAGTCGTTCTTCAACTGCGACGAGTTCTACGCCGCAGCCGACCGTTACGCCAACGACTACTTATTCGGCGCCAACACCTCAGCCGGCCGCCAGTGATTTTGATGGAATCTTTCATGTGGTCGCCGCAGGAGAAAATCCCAGCATTATCGCTCGGAAGTATGGCATAACGACTTCGCAACTGATGAAGGACAATGGCATCAGTGATGCACGCAAGATTCGCGTCGGCCAAAAACTGAAAATTTTCTTGGGTGTTGCTCAACCGGCCTCTACCCCAACGACACCTCCTCCATCTTCACAGCCTGCATCCCGACCCGTTTCCACCCCAACCTTGTTCGATGATTCCGTATTCAATAGCTTGGAGGACATTCCGGAAGTGGAGGTCGTCCCGCAAGATTGA
- the murB gene encoding UDP-N-acetylmuramate dehydrogenase, producing MITRESDFSKIHFHMLGVGGMGMAPLAMFLKQAGCKITGEDDNFHPRVHQMLIDAGVALSKKSDLESVDGIIYSNAIGPAHPALKSAGKVGAPIMRRGEFLGTLSKRFKTIAVAGSHGKTTTCGLMIYALGQAGFPCNFILGGLFSDDSILPGHFEGDSPWLIIEVDESDGSIHSFEPSISLIVNVDWDHADFYKTKRKCVHTFQGLIDRTQEQVFINASCEISKELHLEGLKADVHTFGESGDARIIHFDNHTLRFGGRLPDCSLPVPFDELFNAHNALAALTVVNDFAEITPSMFKEFPGLWRRQEVIYETDGFCVIEDYGHHPTEIRRLFEALSRRAGPLIVVFQPHRYSRTLQFKHEFAEVLSKAHQLIVMEVYGAGEEPILGGYGTHLFETCSEMAPHRESFFCPDESAVLERLEIITPKKGVLLFLGAGNIQDVAAKYVNQLEIANPLLPFDFATAAREGLSAESVFKQDEPLANKTTLRVGGNADFYAEPASETDLQLLLRYASKASLPVSILGRGSNLIVPDSGVRGLVIRLTQPFFQQTEVLEDGRIRARAGVRLKELCGFMRKHERAGFEFLEGVPGNVGGALRMNAGAMGGWISDVISEVVLMDFHGKVYSVPFEQLHFGYRHCRELHDSIGLAVIFKAGDASSLESIQHTMDTYQSSRKESQPRQPSAGCTFKNPEGSAAGKLVDEAGLKGFGVGAAEVSDIHANFVINKGNATASDVISLINQLRQKVYRATGYQLEPEVILFGDDWKNYLDALPEDSCTTEPVSSG from the coding sequence ATGATTACTCGCGAATCAGATTTTTCCAAAATACATTTCCACATGCTGGGTGTGGGGGGAATGGGAATGGCACCTCTGGCTATGTTCTTAAAACAGGCTGGCTGCAAAATCACGGGAGAGGATGATAACTTTCATCCGCGGGTTCACCAGATGCTTATCGATGCAGGTGTTGCACTTAGTAAGAAGTCTGACCTCGAGTCGGTAGACGGTATTATTTACTCCAATGCCATTGGTCCCGCTCATCCCGCCTTGAAATCAGCAGGTAAGGTGGGTGCACCTATCATGCGAAGGGGAGAATTTCTCGGAACGCTCAGTAAACGTTTTAAAACCATTGCGGTTGCGGGCTCTCATGGGAAAACGACGACTTGTGGATTGATGATCTATGCGTTAGGTCAAGCGGGCTTCCCCTGTAACTTTATTTTAGGAGGATTGTTCTCCGACGATTCTATTTTGCCCGGTCACTTCGAGGGGGATAGCCCCTGGCTGATTATCGAAGTCGATGAGAGTGACGGAAGTATTCATTCTTTCGAACCCTCCATTAGCCTCATTGTAAATGTCGATTGGGATCATGCCGACTTCTATAAGACAAAACGGAAGTGTGTGCATACCTTTCAGGGCTTAATTGATCGTACCCAGGAACAGGTTTTCATTAATGCTTCCTGCGAAATCTCCAAGGAGTTGCACTTGGAAGGACTCAAAGCGGATGTTCATACCTTTGGGGAGAGTGGGGATGCTCGAATCATTCATTTCGACAATCATACCTTACGCTTTGGAGGTCGGTTGCCAGATTGTTCTCTGCCCGTTCCTTTTGATGAGCTCTTTAACGCTCATAATGCATTGGCCGCCCTTACTGTGGTGAACGATTTTGCAGAAATTACTCCATCGATGTTCAAAGAGTTTCCAGGGCTTTGGCGTCGGCAGGAAGTTATCTATGAAACGGACGGGTTTTGCGTCATCGAAGACTATGGGCACCACCCGACTGAAATTCGCAGATTGTTTGAAGCGCTTAGTCGGCGTGCAGGTCCTCTTATTGTGGTTTTTCAACCTCACCGATACTCGCGCACGCTCCAGTTTAAACATGAGTTCGCTGAAGTGTTATCCAAAGCTCATCAGCTTATCGTGATGGAGGTCTATGGAGCAGGAGAGGAACCCATTCTCGGCGGATACGGGACTCATTTGTTTGAAACTTGTTCTGAGATGGCCCCTCACCGTGAATCCTTTTTCTGTCCGGATGAATCAGCTGTATTGGAGCGACTAGAGATTATCACACCTAAAAAAGGAGTCCTCTTATTTCTCGGGGCCGGTAACATTCAAGATGTGGCGGCAAAGTACGTAAACCAACTGGAAATTGCCAATCCGTTGCTACCCTTTGATTTTGCGACCGCAGCGCGCGAGGGTTTATCTGCTGAATCCGTTTTTAAGCAGGATGAGCCTTTGGCAAACAAAACGACATTGCGAGTGGGAGGAAATGCGGATTTCTACGCCGAACCAGCGAGTGAAACAGATCTACAACTACTTTTGCGGTATGCTTCCAAGGCATCCTTGCCTGTGTCGATATTAGGACGTGGATCCAACTTAATTGTACCGGATTCTGGAGTAAGGGGATTAGTCATACGTTTGACGCAGCCATTTTTTCAGCAAACCGAAGTTTTAGAGGATGGTCGTATTCGTGCCCGGGCCGGAGTTCGCTTGAAAGAGCTTTGTGGCTTCATGAGGAAGCACGAGCGCGCAGGATTTGAATTTCTGGAAGGTGTACCTGGCAATGTAGGCGGTGCACTGCGTATGAATGCAGGAGCGATGGGCGGATGGATTTCCGATGTCATCTCTGAAGTCGTGCTCATGGATTTCCATGGTAAGGTGTATTCCGTTCCGTTTGAGCAACTCCATTTTGGTTACCGGCATTGTCGAGAGCTTCATGATTCCATCGGATTAGCGGTTATTTTCAAAGCGGGAGATGCTTCGAGTCTCGAATCCATTCAGCATACCATGGATACCTACCAGAGTTCTCGAAAAGAATCCCAGCCTCGTCAGCCCAGTGCAGGTTGTACTTTTAAGAACCCCGAAGGTTCAGCTGCGGGTAAGCTTGTGGATGAAGCGGGATTAAAAGGTTTTGGCGTTGGAGCAGCTGAAGTGTCAGATATTCATGCCAATTTCGTAATCAACAAAGGCAACGCTACCGCCTCGGATGTCATTTCTTTAATCAATCAATTGCGCCAAAAAGTATACCGTGCAACAGGCTATCAACTTGAGCCTGAGGTTATTCTATTTGGAGACGATTGGAAGAACTACCTGGATGCTTTACCTGAAGATTCTTGTACCACGGAACCTGTATCGTCGGGGTAA
- a CDS encoding putative lipid II flippase FtsW, translating to MSKATKETANTGHSFYQRLVIVISVSTLVLIGLISIFSATQSLDADSYRFLERQIMWLGIAVVAGVAASMIDLERPKKLIPIGAVLGIVFLIAVLIPAIAEPINGSRRWITIGSIGFQPSEFAKIPFVFLMAYYLSANQRFLKTLMRGFIIPLAIIGVFCILIILEPDFGTCALYGAVGLMLLYLAGARLTYLIPTVISSGTLFLYLIFQNPVRLRRLLSFLDVEGNKDDATYQLHQGQMAFGNGGFSGLGAGNGRSQNSFLPEAHTDFIFSIIGEEFGFMVTCLVVVLFLVIFTTVILSMRRAPSMFQALLVLGSLLMIMLQALINMGVVTGLLPTKGMSLPFISYGGSNLVVMCVFTGVLINCLRSWESLPMRSERRKLVEITG from the coding sequence ATGAGCAAAGCTACCAAAGAAACTGCTAACACTGGTCATTCATTCTACCAACGCCTAGTCATTGTAATCAGCGTCTCTACGCTGGTTCTGATTGGTCTTATCTCTATCTTCAGCGCTACCCAATCGCTGGATGCAGATTCCTATCGATTCCTTGAGCGGCAAATCATGTGGCTCGGCATAGCTGTCGTAGCCGGTGTGGCTGCCTCTATGATCGATCTAGAACGACCCAAGAAACTTATACCTATTGGGGCAGTCCTTGGAATTGTCTTTTTAATAGCGGTACTCATCCCCGCCATTGCTGAACCGATTAATGGAAGTCGTCGCTGGATCACCATTGGGTCTATAGGTTTTCAACCCTCAGAATTTGCCAAGATACCCTTTGTTTTCCTCATGGCCTATTACTTGAGTGCAAACCAACGCTTTCTTAAAACCTTGATGAGAGGATTCATCATACCGTTGGCGATTATCGGGGTGTTTTGTATTCTCATCATTTTGGAGCCCGATTTCGGGACCTGCGCCTTGTATGGTGCCGTTGGCTTGATGCTACTCTATTTGGCTGGGGCCAGATTGACCTATTTGATTCCTACGGTGATTAGTTCTGGGACACTGTTCCTATATCTGATTTTTCAGAATCCAGTGCGTCTTCGCCGTTTGTTATCCTTCCTCGATGTGGAGGGAAATAAAGACGACGCAACCTATCAGCTCCACCAAGGGCAAATGGCTTTTGGTAATGGTGGGTTCAGTGGATTGGGAGCCGGCAATGGCCGATCTCAAAACAGTTTTCTTCCAGAGGCCCACACCGATTTCATCTTCTCCATTATTGGGGAAGAGTTTGGGTTCATGGTTACCTGTTTGGTGGTGGTGCTTTTCCTGGTCATATTCACCACGGTTATTTTATCCATGCGGAGGGCGCCCTCGATGTTTCAGGCGCTACTGGTGTTGGGGTCTCTTTTGATGATCATGCTACAGGCCCTAATCAACATGGGGGTGGTGACCGGGTTGTTGCCGACTAAGGGGATGTCCCTGCCTTTCATCAGTTACGGTGGATCCAATTTAGTAGTGATGTGTGTCTTTACGGGCGTACTCATCAATTGTCTTCGAAGTTGGGAAAGTCTTCCCATGCGAAGTGAACGAAGGAAACTAGTCGAAATAACGGGCTGA